The Glandiceps talaboti chromosome 19, keGlaTala1.1, whole genome shotgun sequence genome contains a region encoding:
- the LOC144450229 gene encoding uncharacterized protein LOC144450229, whose product MHHDSDDTSCVPSLLEREELRKVGLGTRKITFDGDGGFEHLQETLYRHYPKLADGGGFIIYRNMHAGGKLLTPLPMPSSGYSVPYFRDESVLKHAVAYVRPLQKNMQIDHSASSAHCEEERESKAAKVSCVNCGKEVTIGCLENHQKVCNVDVDNLSISEVRTNLTLNQTLELLTWRYQTLYP is encoded by the exons ATGCACCACGACAGTGACGATACGTCTTGTGTACCATCCCTACTGGAACGAGAGGAACTTAGGAAGGTGGGACTGGGCACGCGAAAAATAACGTTTGATGGGGATGGTGGTTTCGAACATTTGCAGGAAACTCTATACCGTCATTATCCTAAACTGGCAGATGGTGGTGGATTTATAATATACAGGAACATGCATGCTGGTGGCAAACTACTAACCCCTCTACCCATGCCTAGCAGTGGCTATTCGGTACCTTATTTTAGGGACGAGTCCGTGTTAAAGCACGCTGTAGCTTATGTGAGACCCCTGCAAAAGAATATGCAGATAGATCACAGCGCTAGCAGCGCTCACTGTGAG GAAGAGCGAGAAAGTAAGGCAGCCAAAGTATCCTGTGTGAATTGTGGAAAGGAAGTTACTATAGGCTGTTTGGAAAATCATCAAAAAGTTTGTAATGTAGATGTTGATAATCTGTCCATCAGTGAAGTGAGGACCAATCTGACGTTGAACCAAACACTGGAGTTATTGACATGGAG ATACCAAACCCTCTATCCATGA
- the LOC144449958 gene encoding uncharacterized protein LOC144449958 has protein sequence MPFIEGIGDEVTIAAVVMTLTISVLIAWWSTFVGDHPVHIRIIRRRNNRLTAQQVQQLRSQHVIQQQNDNVNNIENSNTSADSNHHVTHSSTPRDTTLQTARVTEDMTSQDTITQTTGVTNDNSVPLTTGVTSDNSVPLTTGVTSDNSVPLTTGVTSDNSVPLTTGVTCNDSPVVKTCSGSRVQTVMSPEMTIRNRKTGQTLDTDKPRDLISEINTGNDDITEINTGSDDITEINTGNDDITEINIGSDNITEIDTENDDIREVNTGNDDITDIDTEKDDITEINTPNDDITNIYTGNDNITDVSSSNDDITVLNSTSDHNTRDDFGNHSNRTDIQEETSDISNEQMNSSSGQFRIRLKFLNESERIVVASPQDTLGQFRRDKFTGDVSDGRTVRFIFNGHLLQDDNSTLQDYNITDNSVLHCHVSQTSHTQRENLDVLGNSDLDLGRFMVPLFGFILVTVWYLRWQYRYMFNATSTIALIAVTLLFVLAVLAAWRS, from the exons ATGCCATTCATTGAAGGTATTGGTGATGAAGTCACCATAGCAGCGGTTGTCATGACACTAACGATATCGGTGTTAATAGCATGGTGGTCAACATTTGTAGGAGACCATCCTGTACACATTCGTATAATTAGAAGGAGAAATAACCGCTTAACGGCACAACAAGTACAACAACTACGAAGTCAACATgtcattcaacaacaaaatgatAATGTGAACAACATAGAAAATAGCAACACTAGCGCTGATAGCAATCATCATGTAACACATAGCAGTACACCAAGGGACACAACATTACAGACAGCAAGGGTAACAGAAGATATGACATCTCAAGATACAATAACCCAAACAACAGGAGTGACAAATGACAATTCAGTACCCCTGACAACTGGGGTGACATCTGACAATTCAGTACCCCTGACAACTGGGGTGACATCTGACAATTCAGTACCCCTGACAACTGGGGTGACATCTGACAATTCAGTACCCCTGACAACTGGAGTAACATGTAATGATTCACCAGTTGTGAAAACTTGTAGTGGTAGCCGTGTCCAAACTGTGATGTCACCTGAGATGACAATTAGAAATAGGAAGACGGGACAAACACTTGACACAGATAAACCAAGAGATCTTATCTCAGAAATAAACACTggaaatgatgacatcacagaaaTCAACACTggaagtgatgacatcacagagaTTAACACTGgcaatgatgacatcacagagaTCAATATTGGAAGTGATAATATCACAGAAATTGACActgaaaatgatgacatcagAGAAGTAAACACTggaaatgatgacatcacagacaTTGACACTGAAAAGGATGACATTACAGAAATTAACACTccaaatgatgacatcaccaatATTTACACTGGAAATGATAACATCACAGATGTCAGCTCttcaaatgatgacatcacagtattGAATTCTACAAGTGATCACAACACTAGAGATGATTTtggtaaccatagtaacagGACTGACATACAAGAAGAGACCTCAGATATAAGtaatgaacaaatgaattcAAGTAGTGGACAGTTTAGAATTAGATTAAAGTTTTtaaatgaaagtgaaagaatAGTAGTGGCTAGTCCTCAGGATACTCTAGGACAATTTAGAag AGACAAGTTTACTGGCGATGTAAGTGATGGCAGGACAGTTCGGTTTATCTTCAATGGTCACCTCTTACAAGATGACAACTCTACACTTCAAGATTATAACATAACTGATAATAGTGTTTTACATTGCCATGTATCACAGACAAGTCACACACAAAGAGAAAACTTAGACGTACTTGGTAATTCTGACCTTGATCTTGGTCGGTTCATGGTTCCATTGTTTGGATTCATCTTAGTTACAGTGTGGTATCTACGATGGCAATACAGGTATATGTTTAATGCAACATCTACTATTGCACTCATAGCTGTCACACTCTTGTTTGTTTTAGCCGTTCTAGCAGCTTGGAGGTCATAG